The following is a genomic window from Candidatus Methylomirabilota bacterium.
GTCCATTCCCGTCCACGCCCCGGAGTTGCATGCGGGCCTGAGCTATTCCGAACAAGTCGTCGAGCCACCCGCGAAGCTCAGATACCTGGCCCTCTTCGCCCTCGAGATGGAGGAGCGGGGGTTCGAGGTCGAGCCGGAAGAGGACGAAGACGCCGACGAGTAGAATGTCCAGGCTGAAATCCTGGTAGAACCAGCTAATTATCCCAAGTGCGCACAGTGAAGGCACCGGGCGGGACAAAAAGGCCCCCGGTGCCTATATTTTTATGTGGGGGACATTCCCGGGACCCTTTCAAGCGAGTGGTGACTCCATGAAACTAGATGGTTGGTAACGCACGGAGGGCACCATGAATATCAGGCACTTGCTCGGATGGTTGGTTGTCGCGGGACTTCTTACCTTACAGCTAAGCTCGTCCACGGCGGTTGCAGCAGCCGATACACAGGGGCAATGGGAGCAGCTGGTGGAGGAGACCTTTCTCCTTGGCCGGGGAATGGGCCGGCAGCTCATGACCCAGGGGGAGTGGCAACAGCACCGGGAGAAGATGAGGACCTTGAGCCCCGAGGCGCGCGAGCAGTACCGCGAGGAATGGCATAAGGAGATGGTCGAGCGGGCCAAAGAGCGCGGCATCACCATGCCCGAGACTCCCGGTCCTCATGGCAGGGGCATGGGCCCCGGAGGTGGTAGGGGCCGCGGTTACATCTATTAGAGGAGAGAGGCTTTAGGGGACCGGGAGGCCACGCACGGCCCCCGGTGACCCGTGGCGATCGGAGGTGAATTAAATGACAGCACTCGAGGTTATCGCAACGATCCTTGCAGTCCTCGTTTTGGTGAAGATCTCCGTTGTTCTTGTGAATCCTGGCCTGTGGATGAAAAAGGTCGCTGCGCCAATATTTGATAATCCCGCATTGGCGACGGCCGTATATGCGGGACTGGCGATCGTGGTCGGGTACTTTGTGTTTGCAAGCCTGACTATCGTCGAAGTTGCTGCGGTGATGGCCTTCACCGCCCTTGTGATGGGGCTGGGGATGCTGCCGTATGCAAAGCCGATGTTGAAAATCGCGGAGGAGATGGCGGCGAACCGATCAGAGCTGCTGCGCAATGCGTGGCTCCCCATCGTCATTTGGGTCGGTATCTCCCTCTGGGTCCTCTCCTCGGTCTTTGCGTAGAGAGGCAAGGCCTCGCAAACACAGACATCAAAGCACTGGGTGGCTCCACGGGGCCCCGGTGCTTTATGCTTTTTAAGGTCTTGACAGCACTCACGCGGGACCGTAGCCCGGCTTATTCACATAGAAGAAGTGAATAATCCGCCCTCCGGGCTTCGACTCCACCCCGCGTTTGCGGGGAGTCGCTCAGGGCTAGCCTCGAAACCTGCCGGTGCGGCCGGGCCCCACCTGCAGGCGCATTATTGACGAAAACACTCCTTTCGTGAATAATGCGGGCTAGTATCCTGGCAACCCCCCGAGTATTGGCGATGAAACCCCACGCGCGGAGGAAACAGCCATGACGGACAAGGAGCAGCTTGTTTCAGCCATGGAGCAGTGGACAACAACCTTTAGCAACGACAATCCTGACCCGATACTTGCCCTCTACGCCGAGGATGCCGTCCTGTGGGGGACGCTCTCTCCCACACGGCGGGATGACCCGGCAGCGCTTCGCGACTATTTTGTGAAGGCGTTTGTTGCCCTGCCATCGCACAAGGTGACTTTCAAGGATCCCTTTATCCGGGTTTACGGCAGTACGGCCATCAATACCGGCTATTACACCTTCTCGTGGGTGAAAGAGGGCCAGAGCAAGAATCTTCCCGCGCGGTATAGTTTCACTTACGTCAAGCGCGACGGGCGCTGGATGATCGTGGATCACCACTCGTCCGCAGTGCCCGACCCCAACCTCGTCAAGTAGAGAGACCATGTCCAGGCGGACACCCTGGCAGAGCTGATGGAGGGTGTCCGGGGCGCCGCTTGTTAAAGAATTAGTCAACAAAAGATCTGACCCCTTCTTCCTTCTCTGGGTCCTCTCCACAGTCTTTGCCTGAAATCCATTAGCATGCCCGAGACCTCCGGCCTCGCCATCCGCCCCGGTCGAAGCGCGCG
Proteins encoded in this region:
- a CDS encoding SgcJ/EcaC family oxidoreductase, producing the protein MTDKEQLVSAMEQWTTTFSNDNPDPILALYAEDAVLWGTLSPTRRDDPAALRDYFVKAFVALPSHKVTFKDPFIRVYGSTAINTGYYTFSWVKEGQSKNLPARYSFTYVKRDGRWMIVDHHSSAVPDPNLVK